In Streptomyces paludis, the genomic stretch CGAGGAGACCGCGGACTCCCCGGAGGCCGCCGCCGTGACCCCGGCGAAGGCCAAGGCGGCGTCCAAGGCGGAGGCGAAGCCCGAGTCGGAGCCCGAGCTGGAGCCGGAGCCCGCGCTCGTCTAGTCGCGGTATTCGAAGGTACGGGAGCGGGGCCGCGGGTCGGCCCCGCTCCCGTTCGCGTTTCCCCGGCAAGGCCGGATGGCCGTGCGCGTCCGGTTGCTTGACGATTCATCGGGACGCGATCGCCGGGTATTCCGGCGCGATGCCCGGCCGTAACCGCACGCGACCGGAAGGGGTGTTGGTGAATTCTTCCGTGAATTGCGCGTCCGGTGCGTTTTTGATGCGGGGTCAGGCGCTCCGATCCGCCGGTTGGGGACCTCGTCACCCGGGTTGTATGGGTAATAATTGGGCATCTTGTCCTTTATGCTCGGCCTACCGGGGTGACGTGTGTCACGGTCGCGGGGTGGGTGTGGTGGCCATGGCGCCGCGTATTTCTTACGCCTGGCGGGAATTAGGGAATTCGATCTTTCCGGGCCGCAATCGCGGTGGGGGAAGGAATCGGATTCCGGACTTGTTCGGTTCCGCTCTTCTCGCTTAAGTTCACGTCACTCCGGGTGGAACGCCGAATCCTGCCGCTGCCCGGAATCCCACCAACCCACTCATGTACGGCAGGAGCGGGGGACCCAGGTAAGCCGCCGGACCGCACCGCGGACCGGCTTGGGGTGAAGTCTCGTGTACGCCGCGTGACCGGGCATCTCCTGCCCGAACCCGACAGCTCACCTCGCAGGCGATGGAGAGGAACGCGTCATGTTCGCAAAGGCTGTCGCCAGGGCGAAGCACAAGGCGAAGCACCGCCGCCCGAGAACGAACCCGCTGGCCCGCGGCGCCGTCGCCGTCAGCGCGGGGGGTGCCGTACTGGCCCTGCCGCTGCTCGCCGCCACCACCGCCCAGGCCGCGCCCGTCACCGCCCCGGCGGCCTCGGTGCCGCAGGCCCCCGACGCCGCGGTGAAGTCCGTCCCCACCACGTACTCCGTGGTCCTGGGTGACTCGCTTTCCAAGATCGCGAAGGCGCACTCCGTCAGCGGCGGCTGGAAGAAGCTGTACGCGGACAACCGCCGGGCCATCGGCGCCAACCCGTCCCACATCCGCCCCGGCCTCACCCTGAAGCTCGGCACGGCGGCCAAGGGCACGGTCAAGACCGCGCCGAAGACGGCCACGAAGACCGCGACGAAGACGGCCGCCAAGACCGTCACCGCCGCTCCGGCCGCCGTCAAGACGTACAGCAACAACCTGGACGGCTGGATCCGGGAGTCCCTGGACATCATGGCCGCGCACGGGATCCCGGGCAGCTACAACGGCATCCACCGCAACATCATGCGGGAGTCCTCGGGCAACCCGCTGGCCATCAACCTCTGGGACATCAACGCCCAGAACGGCATCCCGTCGAAGGGCCTCCTCCAGGTCATCGACCCCACGTTCAAGGCGTACCACGTGCCCGGCACGTCCCTGAACAGCTACGACCCGGTCGCCAACATCACCGCCGCGTGCAACTACGCCGCCGCCCGGTACGGCTCGATCGACAACGTCAACGGCCCCTACTGACGGCCGGCCCAGAAACAGTCGCCGCCCGAGGGCGGACGGGAAGCACCCCGTCCGCCCTCGGGCCGTCCGCGTCCGCGTCTACCCGAAGGTGAACGAGTACGCCTCGATGCCCTCGGCGGGCCGGATCTCCAGCCGGGCCCGCTGCGCCGTGTCCCCGTCGACGAGGGAGTAGAGGGTCGGGGTGCCGTCCACGCGCAGGGTCTTGACCGTACGGCCGTCGACGAGGACCTCGACCGGCCCGCTGCCCGCGAGGACGACATTGACGTTCCTGGCGTGGTAGTTCAGCGCGAGCGCGGCGTCCGGACCGGCCGTGAAGTGTTCGTACCCGGCGGTCCAGGTGCCGTCCAGGGCGATGCCGTCGGCGGGAACGGCGGCCGGGAAGCGGTAGACCGCCGGCTTGTCGTCCACCAGGGGATCGCCCACGTAGCCGCGGACGCGGAGATTGCTGAGATACGTCTCCGGGGTCCGGTCGCGGGTCAGCCTGTTGTCGGCTCCGTCGGTCTTCGCGGGCAGCCGGACGGTGGGGTCGGCCTGCCGGAGCAGCTCCCTGATGAGGTCCTCCGTCTGCCCGTACTTGCCCTCGCCGAACGCGAAGTGGCGCACCGTGCCTTCGGCGTCGACGAGGTACTTGGCGGGCCAGAAGCGGTTGCGGTAGTTGTTCCAGGTGGACAGCTTGTTGTCGAGCGCGACGGGGTAGTCCACACCGAGCTTCCTCGCCTGGTCGGCGACGTTGCCCGCGTTCTTCTCGAAGGCGAACTCGGGTGAGTGCACCCCGATCACCTGGAGTCCGGCGTCCCGGTAGGTCCGCTCCCACGCCTCCACATGCGGCAGGGAGCGCTGGCAGTTGATGCAGGAGTAGGTCCAGAAGTCGATCAGGACCACCTTTCCGCGCAGCGAGGCCAGATCGACCGGCTTCCCGCCGGGAGTGTTGAGCCACTTCGCGATGCCGTCGATGGCGGGCGCCCTGCCGCACGAGCGCAGCTCGTTCACCCCGTCCTCGCAGCGGGACAGCTCCTTGTTGGAGTTGTCGTACAGCCCCGAGAGCTGCTGGCGGGCCGTGTCGCTGTCCTCGATCGTGCGCTGCGCGGCGGACGTGTAATCGGGCAGCGCGCGCTGGATGGCGTCGGTCACGTTGAAGGCGAGCGCGCAGGCGAGGGCGATCATCAGGGCCCCGGCGGCGATCCGTAGCCCCCGGGCCCTGGTACGGAAGGCGGCCACGCGTTCGGCGACCCGCCGGCCGGCCAGTGCGAAGACCAGCAGCGGGACCGCGGTGCCGACGGCGAACGACACGGTGAGCGCCACGATGTCGGAGTTGATCTCGCCCCGGGCACCGGCCACCGTGATGGCCGCGAGCACCGGCCCCGCGCAGGGGACGTACAGCAGCCCGAGGCCGAGCCCGAGGACCAGCGCGCTGCCTTCCTTGTTGACCTGGCGCTGGGGGATCCGGGCGAACGGCTTCTCCAGCAGGCTTTCGACACGGGGGAAGATCAGGCCGAGCCCGATCAGCACGAGCAGCGTGAGTCCGGCGTAGCGCAGGATGTCCTGGGGCAGCCCGAGGGCGGAGATCAGGGTCACCCCGAGCAGGGTGAAGAAGCTGAAGCTGATGACGAGGCCCGCCACCACCGCGTAGGGGCGCAGGTTCCGGGCCGTACCCGCCGCGGGCCTGCCGGTGCCCGGTCCGCCCGCGAGGAACACGACCGGCAGGACCGGCAGGATGCAGGGCGAGACCGCGGTGATCAGCCCGCCCAGCAGTCCGATCAGGATCAAGGTGAACATGGACCGTGCCTTCCGTCCGGAAGGCCGGCTGCCCGGCCCCCTCACCCCACCATTCGGAGAGGCCGGCCTCGCGGATTGGAGCCGGATCACGCCAACAGGCTGGCATGAGCGAGGAAGAGCATTGAAAATGCCCGCAGACGCGAGGTGTGCGATGGGTCGGAAATGATCACGTACGGCGCGCGGGAGGACGCCGTCGTCCGCAACGCCCGCTGAGACAGGGCAGCGCCCCCCGCCCGCCGTCCGCCGCCTACCGGGCCAGCTCCTTCGTCACCCGGTCCAGCATGAACGCCGACGACTCCCTCGCCCGCTCCTCCCAGGCGAAGACACACACCGTCGCCACCCCGTCGAAGTTCATGTCGCGCAGGGTGGAGAAGAAGGTGTTCCAGTCCACCTCGCCCTGGCCGATGTCCAGGTGCTGATGGATCCGGGCGGCGGTGCCGGGCGGGTTGAGGATGTAGCGCAGCCCGGAGGAGCCCTTGTGGTTGAAGGTGTCCGCGATATGCAGGTGCTGGAGCTTGTCGCCCGCGTACCGCAGCATCTTCCCGATGTCCGCGCCCGGGTCCGACCCGGAGAGATGGAAGCTGTGCGGCGCGCAGTAGAGGTAGTTCACATACGGCTTGTTGATGGCGCGGACGAGATCGACCGCCGGGTCGTTCTCCTCGCAGAAGTCGTCCGGGTGGGCCTCCAGATTGAGCGCGATGCCCTCCCGCTCGAACGCCGGCAGCAGTTCCTCCAGCGACCGCCAGAACGCGGCCTCGCTCGCCGCCGCGGCCTCCGGACGCCCGTTGAACTCCGAGTTCATCAGCGGACAGCCGAGCTGCGCGGTGATCTCGATCATCCGCTTCCAGTAGCGGACGGCGGCCTGCCGCTCGGTCTCGTCCGGGCTGGACCACTTGTAGAGCGGCAGCACACTCGCCAGCCGCACCCCCGTCTCGTCCAGCGCCGACTTCAGCTCGGCCACCCGCTCGTCGTCGGCGCGCGGATGCAGGAAGAAGGGCATGAAGTCGTCGCGCGGGGACAGCTCGATGTACTCGTAACCCAGGTCGGCGACCGTCCGCACCATCTCCCGGATGGGCAGGGCGCGCAGCATGTACGGGTCAATGGCGATCTTCATCGGCCGGCTCCTCCGTAGAAGGCGGGCCGGGTGGCCAGCGCGTCGATCCGTACCGTCTCGCCGGAGTGCAGCGATGTGACGAGCGCGTCCGTGATGACGGTCGCGGCGTAGCCGTCCCAGGACGAGGGCCCGGTGGGCTCCGTACCGGCCGCTACGGAGGCCGCCCACTCGCGGAACTCGGTGTCGAAGGCGTTCTCGAAGCGGCCCTGCCAGTCCTGGAGGACCGCGGTGGAGTTCCGGCCCGCGCCGCGCACCGACACCGCCGCCGGGTCGGGCAGCCGGACGAGGCCCTCCTCGCCGACGGTCTCGCACTGGATGTCGTATCCGTAGCGGCAGTTGACGAAGACCTCCAGATCGATCCGGACGCCCTCGGCGGTCTCGAAGAGCATGATCTGCGGATCCTGGAGATGCTCCCGCGCGTTACGGGTCCGGCGCGGACGCAGCACCTGTACGGAGCGGATCTCGTCGTCGAGCAGCCAGCGCAGCACATCGATCTCGTGGACGGCCGTGTCCTGGCAGGCCATCTCGGAGGTGTAGGAGTCGGGAACGCTCGCGTTGCGGTGGGCGCAGTGCACGATCAGCGGCGCGCCGATCGCACCCGACTCGATGACCCGCTTCATCTCCCGGTAGCCGGCGTCGTAGCGGCGCATGAAACCGACCTGCACCAGCCGGGTGCCATGGGCGGTCTCCGCCTCGATGATCTTGAGGCAGTCCTCGGCCGTCGTGGCCAGCGGCTTCTCGCAGAAGACCGGCTTGCCGGCGGCGACGGCGGCGAGGACGTGCTCGGCGTGGGTGGGGCCCCAGGAGGTGATGACGACGGCGTCGACATCGGCCGCGTCGACGACCTCGCCGCCGCTGGGCAGCGCGCGGGCGCCGACCGAGGCGGCGACCTCCTCGGCGCGGGCCGTGTCGATGTCGAACACCGCGGTGACCCGGGTACCGGTGATCACATGGGTCAGCCGGCGGATGTGCTCCTGGCCGATCATGCCGGTGCCGATGACTCCAATGCGGACAGTCATGAGGGGATCTCCCTTTCGGAGAGGCTCAGTTGGAGGAGAGGGCCGGATTGCCGGAAGGGAGGGCCGGGCCGCCGGAGCGGGGGCGCCGGGTCCCGGTGAGGCCGCTCTCGCCCAGGACCTGGCGCGTCCGTACGGCGATCGGCAGCGGCACCTCGGGCGCGCACGGGTAGAGGTCCTGCTCGACGATCACGAACAGCTCGGCGTCCAGCCCGGCGAGCGCCTCGATCACCCCGGCCGGGTCGGGCACCCCGGCGGGCGGCTCCACACAGACCCCGCGCTTGACGGCCTCGCCGAAGGAGAGCTTCTCCTCGGTCACCTGGGCCAGCACGGCCGGGTCCATCTGCTTGATGTGCACATAGCCGACGCGCTCGCCGAAGCGCCGGATCAGATCGAGGTTGTCGCCGCCGCCGTACGCCACATGGCCGGTGTCCAGGCAGAGGTTCGCGTAGCGCGGGTCCGACTCGTTGAGGAAGCGCTCGATCTCGGGCTGGGTCTGGATATGGGTGTCGGCGTGCGGGTGCAGCACGAGGCGTACGTCGTACTCCTCCAGCAGCAGCTTGCCCAGCCGGTCGGCGGCCCGGCCGAAGCCGGCCCACTGCGGCGCGGTCAGCTCCGGGCTCTCGGTGAACGCGCCGGTCTTCTCGTCCCGGTACATCGGCGGGATGAAGACGAGATGGTGCGCTCCGGCCGCGGCGGTGAGCCGCGCGACCGGCAGCACCTCGGCGAGCATCTCGTCCCATGCCTCGGGCCGGTGCAGCGCGCCGAAGACGGTGCCGCCGGAGACCTTGAGGCCGCGGGCGGACAGCTCCTCGGCGAGGCGCTCGGGCTCGGTGGGCAGATATCCGTACGGGCCCAGCTCCAGCCACTCGTAACCGGCCTGGACCAGTTCGTCGAGGAAGCGGGTGTACGGGACCTGGTGCTCGTCCTCGGCGAACCAGACGCCCCACGAGTCGGGGGCGGAACCGAGGCAGAGATTGCCCGCGGTGGTCCGAGGAGAAGAGGATGACGTCATTGTCATGGCTGCGGCTCTCTGGGCGGAGGAGGGTGAAGCGGGGGACGGGCGGGGACGGTACGAGGGACAGGGTCAGTTGCTGGTGGGGAAGCTGAAGCCCGCCCCGGCGTCCTGCGCGCGCTGCGGCCAGCGGGTCGTGACCACCTTCACGCGGGTGTAGAAGCGCACACCCTCGGGGCCGTGGATGGGGCTGTCGCCGATGAGGGAGTCCTTCCAGCCGCCGAAGGAGTAGTACGACATCGGGACCGGGACCGGCACATTGACGCCGATCATGCCGACCTTCACCTTGCGCTGGAAGTGGCGCGCGGTGCCCCCGTCCGAGGTGAAGACGGCGGTGCCGTTCCCGTACGGGTTGGCGTTGATCAGCGCGATCGCCTCGTCGACGGTGTCGACACGCACCACGGCGAGCACCGGGCCGAAGATCTCCTCGCGGTACGCGTCCATCTCGGCGGTGACCCGGTCGAGGAGGGACGGGCCGACGAAGAAGCCGTTCTCGTGGCCCTCGACCTTGAGCCCGCGCCCGTCCACCACCACGGTGGCACCCTGCGCGGCGCCGGAGGCGACGGCGCCGGTGACACGGTCGCGGGCGGCGGCGGTGACCAGCGGCCCCATGTCGGTGGCCGGGTCGGAGCCCGGGCCCACGGTGATCTCGCGGGCCTTGCGCTCCAGGATCTCCACCAGCGGATCGGCGGCCGAGCCGACCGCGACGGCGACCGAGATCGCCATGCAGCGCTCACCGGCCGAGCCGTAGGCGGCGGCGATCAGGTGCTTGGCCGCGAAGTCGAGATCGGCGTCCGGCATGACAACCCCGTGGTTCTTGGCGCCGCCGAGCGCCTGGACGCGCTTGCCGCTCGCCGTACCGCGCTCGTGCACGTACCGGGCGATGGGCGTGGAGCCGACGAAGGAGACGGCGGAGATGCCCGGGTGGTCGAGGATCGCGTCGACGGCGGCCTTGTCGCCGTGCACGACGTTGAACACCCCGGCGGGCAGCCCGGCCTCGGCGTACAGCCCCGCGACGTAGTTGGCGGCCGACGGGTCGCGCTCGCTGGGCTTGAGGACGAAGGTGTTGCCGGTGGCGATGGCGATGGGGTGCATCCACAGCGGCACCATCGCGGGGAAGTTGAACGGGGTGATGCCCGCGACCACGCCCAGCGGCTGACGGAAGTTGTGCACATCCACATCGGTGGACACCTGGTCGGAGAACGACCCCTTCAGGATGTCGCCCAGACCGCAGGCGTACTCCACGACCTCCCGGCCGCGCGCGATCTCGCCGCGCGCGTCGTCGACGGTCTTGCCGTGCTCGGCGGAGATGATCCGGGCGAGCTTCTCCTCGTCGCGCACCAGCAGCTCACGGAAGGCGAACAGCACCCGGATCCGCTGGGCGAGCGAGGTCTCGCCCCAGGTCTCGAAGGCGGCCGAGGCGGCGGCGACCGCCGCGTCCACGTCGGACGGCTCGGCCAGCCGCACCTCCTTGCCGGACACCCCGGTGGCCGGGTCGAAGACGGGGGCGGTACGGGTCGAGTCGCCGGCCGTGGCCGCGCCGTTGATCCAGTGGTCTATGACAGTCATGGCGGGATTCCTCAGGGGGGATCGGTGCTCAGGGGGCCCGGAACGGCCAGGAGGCTCGGGGCTCGGGGATCAGAGGTAGTGGCGCTGGGAGCGCTTGGCGGCGCGGTACGTCTCGTACGCCTCGCGCGTCGAGTCGAGCGCCGAGACCTCGCTGACCGGGACGTCCCACCAGGCGCTGCCCGGCGGGTTCGGCCCGTACAGGTCCGTCTCGACATGCACGACGGTCGTACGGTCGGACGCCCGCGCCTTGGCCAGCGCGTCGCCGAACTCCTCGACGGTGGACGCCCGCAGGACATCCGCGCCGAGCGAGGCGGCGTTGGCGGCCAGGTCGACCGGCAGGACCTCGCCGTCGAGCTGGCCCGACGCGGGGTCGCGGTAGCGGTAACGGGTGCCGAACCGCTGCGAGCCGAGCGACTCCGACAGCGCGCCGATCGACGCGAAGCCGTGGTTCTGGACGAGGACGATGATGACCTTGATCCCCTCGGAGACCATGGTCACGATCTCCTGGGACATCATCAGATACGAGCCGTCGCCCACCAGTACGACGACCTCGCGGCTCGGATCGGCCATCTTCACCCCGAGGCCGGCGGCCACCTCGTACCCCATGCAGGAGTACGCGTACTCCACGTGGTACGCCTTCGGATCGCGCGAGCGCCACAGCATCTGGAGGTCGCCCGGCAGCGAGCCCGCCGCGTTGATGACCACATCGCGGTCGTCGAGCCCGGCCCGCAGCGCGCCGAGGATCTCGGTCTGCGCGGGCAGCGGCCCGTGACCGGCGGTGAAGCACGCGTCGGCGGTGCGCCGCCACTCGGCCGCCAGCTCCAGCACCCGCTGCCGGTAGGCGTCGTCCGTCTTCCAGCCGTCCAGCTCCCGCTCCAGACCGGCGAGGCCGAGCCGGGCGTCCGCGACCAGCGGCTCGGCGGAGTGCTTCACCGCGTCCAGCCGGGCCACGTTCAGATTGACGAAGCGGACGTCCGGGTTGGCGAAGACGGTGTGGCTCGCGGTGGTGAAGTCGCTGTAGCGCGTGCCGATCCCGATCACCACATCGGCCTCGGCGGCCAGCGCGTTGGCCGCCGTCGTCCCCGTCGAGCCGACCCCGCCGACCGCCGACGGGTGGTCCCAGGGCAGCGCGCCCTTGCCCGCGTGGGTGTCGGCGACCGGGATGCCCGTCGCCTCGGCGAACGACCGCAGCTGGTTCTCGGCGCCCGAGTACACCACCCCGCCGCCCGCCACGATCAGCGGCTTCCGCGCGGTGCGCAGCAGCTCGGCGGCGCGCTCCAGCGCGGCCGGCTCCGGCACCGGGCGGCCGATGTGCCACACCCGGCGGCGGAAGAACGCCACCGGCCAGTCGTACGCCTCCGCCTGTACGTCCTGCGGCAGACAGAGCGTCACCGCGCCGGTCTCCACCGGGTCGGTCAGCACCCGCAGCGCGGCCAGCGCCGCCGGGATGAGCTGCTCGGGCCGGGAGATCCGGTCGAAGTACTTCGACACCGGACGGAACGCGTCGTTGACGGAGACATCCCCGCCGCGTGTGTCCTCCAGCTGCTGGAGCACGGGGTCGGCGGCGCGGGTGGCGAACATGTCGCTCGGCAGCAGCAGGACCGGCAGCCGGTTGGTGGTCGCCAGCGCCGCGCCCGTGATCATGTTCGTCGAGCCGGGGCCGGTGGACGCCGTGCACGCGTGCGCGGCCAGCCGGTCCCGGGTCTTGGCGAAGGCCACGGCCGCGTGCACCATGCCCTGCTCGTTGCGGCCCAGGTAGTACGGGAGATCCGCCTCGCCGGTCCGGGCCGCCTGGAGCAGCGCCTGACCGATGCCGGCCACATTGCCGTGCCCGAAGATGCCCCAGACACCGGGGATGAACCGCTGCTCCTGGCCGTCGCGCTCGCTGTACTGGTTCGCGAGGAACCGGACGAGCGCCTGCGCGGTGGTGAGCCGTACCGTCTCCATCACACGTCCTTCGGGTTCTGCCGGGGGGCCTTCGGGGCGGATCCGGTGCCGAACGGCAGCCTGGGGTCCGTCTCCTGGTCCTCCCAGGTGGCGCGGACCCAGCCGTGCGCCGGGTCGTCGCAGATCAGCCAGGCGCGGTCCTGACCGGGACCGGCCATCACATTGAGGTAGTAGAGGTCGTAGCCGGGGGCCGCGACGGACGGGCCGTGCCAGCCGTGCGGGATGAGCACACTGTCGCCGGTGCGCACCTCGGCCAGGACGTCGAGGGGGCGGTCCGCGGTCCCGTACACCCGCTGGTACCCGAAGCCGGGACCCGCCGGTCCGGCGGCCACCTCGAAGTAGTAGATCTCCTCCAGCTCGCTCTCGCCCTCGCGTGCCTCGTCGTGCTTGTGGGGC encodes the following:
- a CDS encoding Gfo/Idh/MocA family protein: MTVRIGVIGTGMIGQEHIRRLTHVITGTRVTAVFDIDTARAEEVAASVGARALPSGGEVVDAADVDAVVITSWGPTHAEHVLAAVAAGKPVFCEKPLATTAEDCLKIIEAETAHGTRLVQVGFMRRYDAGYREMKRVIESGAIGAPLIVHCAHRNASVPDSYTSEMACQDTAVHEIDVLRWLLDDEIRSVQVLRPRRTRNAREHLQDPQIMLFETAEGVRIDLEVFVNCRYGYDIQCETVGEEGLVRLPDPAAVSVRGAGRNSTAVLQDWQGRFENAFDTEFREWAASVAAGTEPTGPSSWDGYAATVITDALVTSLHSGETVRIDALATRPAFYGGAGR
- a CDS encoding sugar phosphate isomerase/epimerase family protein, with protein sequence MKIAIDPYMLRALPIREMVRTVADLGYEYIELSPRDDFMPFFLHPRADDERVAELKSALDETGVRLASVLPLYKWSSPDETERQAAVRYWKRMIEITAQLGCPLMNSEFNGRPEAAAASEAAFWRSLEELLPAFEREGIALNLEAHPDDFCEENDPAVDLVRAINKPYVNYLYCAPHSFHLSGSDPGADIGKMLRYAGDKLQHLHIADTFNHKGSSGLRYILNPPGTAARIHQHLDIGQGEVDWNTFFSTLRDMNFDGVATVCVFAWEERARESSAFMLDRVTKELAR
- a CDS encoding cytochrome c biogenesis protein DipZ, with the translated sequence MFTLILIGLLGGLITAVSPCILPVLPVVFLAGGPGTGRPAAGTARNLRPYAVVAGLVISFSFFTLLGVTLISALGLPQDILRYAGLTLLVLIGLGLIFPRVESLLEKPFARIPQRQVNKEGSALVLGLGLGLLYVPCAGPVLAAITVAGARGEINSDIVALTVSFAVGTAVPLLVFALAGRRVAERVAAFRTRARGLRIAAGALMIALACALAFNVTDAIQRALPDYTSAAQRTIEDSDTARQQLSGLYDNSNKELSRCEDGVNELRSCGRAPAIDGIAKWLNTPGGKPVDLASLRGKVVLIDFWTYSCINCQRSLPHVEAWERTYRDAGLQVIGVHSPEFAFEKNAGNVADQARKLGVDYPVALDNKLSTWNNYRNRFWPAKYLVDAEGTVRHFAFGEGKYGQTEDLIRELLRQADPTVRLPAKTDGADNRLTRDRTPETYLSNLRVRGYVGDPLVDDKPAVYRFPAAVPADGIALDGTWTAGYEHFTAGPDAALALNYHARNVNVVLAGSGPVEVLVDGRTVKTLRVDGTPTLYSLVDGDTAQRARLEIRPAEGIEAYSFTFG
- a CDS encoding transglycosylase SLT domain-containing protein; translated protein: MFAKAVARAKHKAKHRRPRTNPLARGAVAVSAGGAVLALPLLAATTAQAAPVTAPAASVPQAPDAAVKSVPTTYSVVLGDSLSKIAKAHSVSGGWKKLYADNRRAIGANPSHIRPGLTLKLGTAAKGTVKTAPKTATKTATKTAAKTVTAAPAAVKTYSNNLDGWIRESLDIMAAHGIPGSYNGIHRNIMRESSGNPLAINLWDINAQNGIPSKGLLQVIDPTFKAYHVPGTSLNSYDPVANITAACNYAAARYGSIDNVNGPY
- the iolD gene encoding 3D-(3,5/4)-trihydroxycyclohexane-1,2-dione acylhydrolase (decyclizing); amino-acid sequence: METVRLTTAQALVRFLANQYSERDGQEQRFIPGVWGIFGHGNVAGIGQALLQAARTGEADLPYYLGRNEQGMVHAAVAFAKTRDRLAAHACTASTGPGSTNMITGAALATTNRLPVLLLPSDMFATRAADPVLQQLEDTRGGDVSVNDAFRPVSKYFDRISRPEQLIPAALAALRVLTDPVETGAVTLCLPQDVQAEAYDWPVAFFRRRVWHIGRPVPEPAALERAAELLRTARKPLIVAGGGVVYSGAENQLRSFAEATGIPVADTHAGKGALPWDHPSAVGGVGSTGTTAANALAAEADVVIGIGTRYSDFTTASHTVFANPDVRFVNLNVARLDAVKHSAEPLVADARLGLAGLERELDGWKTDDAYRQRVLELAAEWRRTADACFTAGHGPLPAQTEILGALRAGLDDRDVVINAAGSLPGDLQMLWRSRDPKAYHVEYAYSCMGYEVAAGLGVKMADPSREVVVLVGDGSYLMMSQEIVTMVSEGIKVIIVLVQNHGFASIGALSESLGSQRFGTRYRYRDPASGQLDGEVLPVDLAANAASLGADVLRASTVEEFGDALAKARASDRTTVVHVETDLYGPNPPGSAWWDVPVSEVSALDSTREAYETYRAAKRSQRHYL
- a CDS encoding CoA-acylating methylmalonate-semialdehyde dehydrogenase, with the protein product MTVIDHWINGAATAGDSTRTAPVFDPATGVSGKEVRLAEPSDVDAAVAAASAAFETWGETSLAQRIRVLFAFRELLVRDEEKLARIISAEHGKTVDDARGEIARGREVVEYACGLGDILKGSFSDQVSTDVDVHNFRQPLGVVAGITPFNFPAMVPLWMHPIAIATGNTFVLKPSERDPSAANYVAGLYAEAGLPAGVFNVVHGDKAAVDAILDHPGISAVSFVGSTPIARYVHERGTASGKRVQALGGAKNHGVVMPDADLDFAAKHLIAAAYGSAGERCMAISVAVAVGSAADPLVEILERKAREITVGPGSDPATDMGPLVTAAARDRVTGAVASGAAQGATVVVDGRGLKVEGHENGFFVGPSLLDRVTAEMDAYREEIFGPVLAVVRVDTVDEAIALINANPYGNGTAVFTSDGGTARHFQRKVKVGMIGVNVPVPVPMSYYSFGGWKDSLIGDSPIHGPEGVRFYTRVKVVTTRWPQRAQDAGAGFSFPTSN
- a CDS encoding TIM barrel protein; protein product: MTSSSSPRTTAGNLCLGSAPDSWGVWFAEDEHQVPYTRFLDELVQAGYEWLELGPYGYLPTEPERLAEELSARGLKVSGGTVFGALHRPEAWDEMLAEVLPVARLTAAAGAHHLVFIPPMYRDEKTGAFTESPELTAPQWAGFGRAADRLGKLLLEEYDVRLVLHPHADTHIQTQPEIERFLNESDPRYANLCLDTGHVAYGGGDNLDLIRRFGERVGYVHIKQMDPAVLAQVTEEKLSFGEAVKRGVCVEPPAGVPDPAGVIEALAGLDAELFVIVEQDLYPCAPEVPLPIAVRTRQVLGESGLTGTRRPRSGGPALPSGNPALSSN